The genomic interval aggTTATTTCCCTTCCATTTGGTCCTTTCCTGGTTCCAGTAAAGCTCTCATCGGCCTAGCTCCCTGCTTCCACTGCCAGTCTGCttccttttgttatttttattcattgtgaGGCTAATAAACCTTCACTACTTCCCATCTCTGGGATCTGTCTACTCACCCTGACAACTAGAAtatataaactttttaacaGGGTCATGTGGGAAGCTTCTGTTTTCATTAGGATTTGAAAAGAGTCAACTGTTGTTTAGCAATAAATGGCTAATTCTGACCACTAAATATTAGTGGAGAAAATGGTTTTGTGTCATCATTCAtattatatgaaaaattacCAAGAAAGGAGGATTTCTTCCAGGTTATGTGAACTTATAAGCACAATCTCATTTTAAAAGGAATATTATGTGTTTATTGATGAAACTGTGTTAAAGTTTCAAATCtcagttttggttgtttttttttctttctttttttatgatagtttttttgttttgtttttttctaaatagaaaaaagtcgtattttttagtttggcaaatacatattaaaatagctaaaacttTAATACAGTgtcttattatttattatttgctcttttgttttaaatggtcGTACAACTGAACCTgcaaacaaattaattttatgcttaaagtttaaaatcagaaaagtgCTTCCGGCGGagctgaatttcaaaataagatacatTAAGTAGGCTGCGCTGTCAGCTCACATGGACTAATGTTtagacttttgtgtttttatgatgaGATTGTTGCAGCGTGGTTGACCTTTTAACACCAAAGTGAGTGGGTTTGTGGTTCATACCGGAGCTCGCTGTTAAATCGTAGCTTTTTCGAGCAGCAATCTGCCTGCGTTCCAACTAATGCAAGAGCTTTATTAAGTAACTGAGAAGTaagtagatttttattttaatgacatgTAGAGGATGAGCGTTAAGTGGCCAGTTTAGTTTTAGAACTTAGTTTGGAATTTCTGAGCTTCTTTTGCTCTCTTTTTGGCTTTTCAAGGGTCTCCACTCTCCACAGATCCACCCCCATGTCCTCTTTctctacatccatgaaccttCTTATTATTTGGTTTTCCTCTCTGTTTCTTTTCTGGTAGCTctaacctcagcatccttttaccTCTCTATGTTCCCTCACTTGCTTCCTGATCTCACTACAGATATAAATGTCAATTGCAAACACCATGGTCCACAGAGATATCTGTCTAAACTTATGTCAGTCTGTCCGTCATCATAGAAACAAATGGATccttaattcaatttaattcaattcaattttatttatatagcccaaaatcacaaagaaaattgcctcattgggcagTCCCACCTCCAGCTTGAGCTCCTCTGCTTCACCTACAGCACATTTCACTTCCAGCTCTCATACATGTTCTGGACAACTCCAACATTCTTCTCTGCTCGTCCAGACTTTTTCATACAGACCACCACTCCTCATAGACTTCCtctagatctacaaagacacaatgCATCTCCTTTTGACcttctttgaattttctttaaagcaaataaaacaaatccttGAAACTTTTAATTGGCATGAAACTATTGTTACTCAAAAAAACTCACATCTATCACTATGTTTTCCAACACCTTCTTGTGCGAACCATCAGTTGTATTCCTCTGTGGTTTCCACAATTTTTTtccttgattttaaaaatgaacactgGCTGTACACATCTCCTCCATTCCTCTGGGATCCTCTAACTCTCTAAGATCTTGATAAACAGCTGAGTTTGAGGTCCGGTACAAACTACTACCACCAAAATTACCATCCTTCTTTTCATCCTCTTTACTGCCTTCCTCCTTTCATCTTTGCTGACTTTATTGCTACTTCCTGCACCACAACAGCAACCTCTTGTGGCTGTTGTATAATGTTAAAGGCAAATGTCTACTAgagtgaaaaacagaaatgaataaatcaatttaccTGTTGTTTTGTTATTGCACTTCTGCTTGTCAGCACTTATGTCTTCATTTATTTAGGCACTACATTTTCCTCTCTTAGAGACCagaaaaatgagtttgattgCTGACACCTGGTTTATTCATATCTCATTTTGTAGAAGTTGTTTTCAATGATGCCCATAAACTTCAAGTATTATCAATATTGTGATGGACAAGTCTTACTTATTGTCTGGGGTgttcaaagtgttttattttgagcaaAGGGGAAAGATATGAAAGTGCTATCAACATGCATTTGTAAAGTCTGGAAACCGGGTTAAATTAGGTTTAAGAAAAACTactcaaaacacaaacagtgcTAAAATATCTCCTGAACTTTTCCCTGAAGCAAACTCATTCACTAAAACAACACACCTTACCATAGCAATGCAGATAACAGCCAGACTGACATTCAGCTTTCTTTGTGCAAGTGCCCTTTCTTTGACAAcccaaagaaaaaatgtacactacAACAACAGGCCCTTTAAAtataagtcaaaaattcttaccCCATTGACAGACTTTGTTTGAAGTCCCACGCCAATCCtgttttgatgtattgtaaaacCATATTAAGtgttcttttaatgatgattattccatttttaggtacaattttaaaaactacgttgttttctaggacataatttctgctgGGTGGCagacgtttcttttttttttttaattttcctctgagttgtcggcaggactgttggtgttgATCAAGACTGCCACTATTTCCTATTAtcactttgtttacatgctgtcTCGCTATCTTAAAGCAACTAACCTAACAAAAAAGGTGAGCAATATCTGCGCTATTCAGCCATATTCtgagccaaatgccagctcGAATGACAAACACCATAGCACACATGGATATATTTATCTGGGTGCAGATTAATCAGAATAGATCATTAGTATTTTGTATGTAACTATAAGGTTTTTCATTTGGTATTTTGTGTCAGCTCCTCTTCAGCAACATATTGGATaacaaaaaatttcaaaaatacaatttgaatcttatttttttatacatatgtCCTTTATAATCAGAATAATGCTAGAAGAAagtgttaaaaagcaaaaacacaattttcctcaaGGTGgatctttaaactaaaaacattttgccATTGAAAAACTGCcttattacaattatttttctttcaagacagaaaataagacattttttcttgaaacaatgatatttttactttctaaagattttgtttttgcagtgtaaacAATCATGTTTGACTCTAGAAAAATAGATCTACACTCCTGTCATAATGAAACAGTCAGAGAAACTTTAGAGCTGTTTAAGCTGTTTCCAATAAATAGAAAGACTAGAATGCATTGCATCTTTCTTCTTTATGTATTAggtgtttatgttttaaaagtgttcacttaactgtgtgtgtttattcACATCACCCCGCCTTGTGGATATTATTTGCTGCAATGTCTGTGAACAcattttactataaataaaGGTTGTGTTCTCAGAAGTTTAAGTCTCaactgttgttttaaaaatacctAACTTATACCTAACGTACTGAAGGGAAACTGAATTCAGATCATCTTCAAGACagactaaaaaaatggaattctttaggttttaaaatgtttggagTGAGGAGGTAATGTTGCAGGGCAGGATGCAGAAACAACATAACCTCCCAAACCGGACAGACCACATTGTCTGTATACTTAGGAGGTAAACCAAAGAGACTAAAGAAACAAGCCTTAATATTACCAAGAAATGCAACAATTCTCTAGGTTTGACGCTTTTTCCATACTTTTAAACTAGATCTCAGACCTGGACTCTAATAATCACTCCTCTGTTGACAATGCAGTTTCATTCTTCCCATCATACAATGGAAACATTCAAAACCAATTAATACTCCTTGAACAAATCCGGATAAAGTTCCAGTTTggtacattttctttaaatatcaaACTCAAGGAGACTGTGCTTTGTAAACAGAGGTTCCCATTTATTATTCACAGAGCAAACAGTAAAAGCTTGATCACTTGAGGAAGCTTCTTTCAGCGGGGATCTTGTTGTTGACTTAAAACTCTAAAGTGCATAAAAACACTGTCTGTACattcaaaaagaacaaaaacatgagggaaaagtaaaacattttaagagttCAGCATCCGttataacaaaaaagaagtATATGTATGGCCAAAAGTGGCAACAACATGTCTCAATATTTGCTCTCATATATTCAATTGTTAAAAGTTTAggtattttaaactaaaaatgataGTTAATTTTCACAAACTCAAATAGGATTTGAATGTGTTAAATTTGATCTGGTTTAGAATAGTCATTTACAAGAGTGGCAGTGATGCCTTTGGGGTCTCTTGTGCGTAAAGTTCGGTGCGTCCTCGGAGGCCCCTCATAGATCCGCGTCATAGGGTTTGCCGTTGAAGGAGGTGTTTCCTGAACGCGCAGCGGGGCTCTTGGCCCTGGGGAAGGACACATCATCCAACTCATCCATGCTCTTGTTGGTGTAGGCCACGCTGCTGGCCTCGCTGCTCCTGGGGCGGCTGAGGCTCGGGACGTCCACGCGCCTCTCCGGCTCTCTCTGTGCGTCGTTGCGCCGGTTGGCGCGGTTCACCACGTCTTTAAGGCGCCGCTCGCCCCGGTTCTTCCCCCCGCAGCAACGGCACATGCCGATGAACATGACGACGCCCCCCAGGATTTCAAAGATGCTTCCGATGTAGCCCAGCACGATGCTGTAGCCCACGCGGATGTCAGTGGAGGTGGTGACCGAGGACAGGTTCTGGAAAATGTGGTTGTACCAGGCGATGGGGATGATGGTCAGAACCCCGGAGGAGAAAATGAGGAGCCCCGCCAGGCCCGACACCGTCCAATTGGGGTTCTCCCTCCAGCAGCGCACCCCCGGGATGGCCACGGCCAGGCCGACCAGAGTCACTATGAGCGAGGCCACCATCATGCCCTGCGCGATGTTGATGATCTTATTCCCGAAGTACGGGGAGTCCACCTGTCCGCACGGTCTATCGGTGCCGCCGGTGCTGCTGCTGGTCGCAGTGGCCAAGCAGATGTCCCAGATGCCTTGCTGCATGATGTCGTCCGCCGGTCTGTTTGGGAGGGCATGGAGGGTCCTCCAGTTTGGCGCCACGGTGGCGGTGAGGTCTAGGACCCATCCGCACGGAGCCATGACCAGACCAAAGATCAGGATGCCCGGCGTGCGCTGGGTCATCCGAACCCACTCCTCCTGGTTGCGTCTGAAGAACGGCATGGTTCGCTCCGCTGCGGCGCCTCAATGTCCGGACAGAATCTGACAGCAGTGAATGAGGTTTGACAGCCGACAGATGGTCctaaaaaaacacctgaaactGGCTCGGAGGGCGGAGTCTCCCGTTCACCTGTCAGCTTCTGTTCACAAATGGGACAGGTGTGGCGCAGGCTGCGCGCGCGGGAGGGGCCTTTTCATCCCGGCGTGCCAAAGGTGCAGAAGAGGAGAGTTTCGATGAAGCGCGTTCTGATGCAAATGATAGCGAGTTTCcaaactttctttgttttcctaacGCTTAGAGTTTCACTTTATGCGTACGCACAAGTGAAAACCTTATAGACACAGGAAGGCatgtttttcagttaaaaagaattaaaacataattaataaaacaagaaaataggCCACCTATTTGTCTGACAGCTTCCTATTGTTCACAAAAACGGGTTTATATGTTTGTTactaaaagctttattttaagaAAGGCTTTCACATAAAGGCCAACCTAATCTACGGATTAAACTGTTGTCGAATCTTTACCCTGCAACCAAATCACAGATACTTATGAAAAAGTAGAAATTCTGTGAAATGTTTTACAGCAAAAGCTTATGTAAATACAAAactagaaattttttttttctttttaaaatgtctttagttTAACATACATTTTGAGGCTTAGAGCTGATTTGGGTTTTGATTTGAAGATGCCAGCGTGGCTGTGGGACCTGGGAAGAATGCAGTTCTTCAAGATCTGGTTGAGAACAATGTAAATACCTTTCTGCCCCTGCACTGCCTTTCTCTGCAAACTCATGACAACCCTGTTTTATTTTCACGTGTCTGAttctttctcttcctttttAAGTTTATCTTCTAAGTTtccttcctctgatctctggaGGCCCTTAAAGGTGGAGCTGCTCATCCAGAGAGGGTGGATTAGCCCCAAATCCCTTTGAACTCAGGAGAGTTCATTGATTTAAGATGCACACAGTTGTGCAACTCTTACGTTTGATTcattgatcagtttctgctggatgaaaaaaagataaatttccTGTTGCgttataattttttgttttcaattctatatttcatgatttttggttctgtttttgtcttgacATGAAAACCAACAAGTCAGATTTTCATTTAGCTGCTGAGGATGTGTTTGAAAATAGCTGGTGGTCAACGGGGAATGAAGCGTTAGGAAGAATGACAGCAGACAAACCAGACATGCACCTTGTTGTTCTTTTCTCTTACAAACTAAGAGAGCCAGGGCAAAAGTCATTCTTAAATGACTCCTCCAGGTAACCTTGTTGTCAAACCCACTGATAGTATGCTTGATAATTTGCACAATAACCCATTGCTTTGAGGACTGCaggggagaaaaagaaaattgtgccctttgttacactttttttagGGCTTTTAGGCTTATTGGTGGCTTCAAGTGgagaaaaacacttaaatggAACAAAAACTCAAAGCAGTTTCAGTCTCTGCTCTTGGGAGTGGATGTCTCGGCAGATTCCGATCCATCACAAGCTGACAGAAGAAACTTGTTTAAAAGCTCTTTCAAGAAAATTGCTGAAGTTCTTAAAGTTAGGGCCACCGAAGGCTCAAAGTCCCACTCAATATTTGGATCTATTATAAAATCcctcccagtggtcttctaattataattagtcaaaatgactgaaaactgtgttgttttttaagacatattttctaaaGCGTGGCCTGAGTTTATCAGAAAGTTGCCTCTGGGCTTTGggagggactgttggtgcgAAAGTAACCCTTCGTTggtatcccagcattcctttatTTATGCTCTCTcacgctagcttacagctcctacaaccccaagctaacattagtggtggaATAAAAAACAGCGAGTAAAATCGGAGTtatgcagccgtacagtttaaagccagatgccagcttggacgaggaaaatgaagacactaatggatctatttatttaagtcaatgcatcagaattggagcAGAGCAAAGAGACTTGGGCTTGCCCAAGGCAATTTCTGCGCCACagatctgagctttttcaaactgcaggttttaTTCTGCTCCTGAATAAACACTAAGAAGCACAGTTTCAATCTTAATCTATTTCATGTGTGTCCTCTATCAtaggaaaaatgctacaagaatatgttaaaaacaccattttcattggactgggtctttaaagtcaaatttgattctgaaaaaaaaaaaataaatacagctCTCAGCAAAAACCCTAAGCCCACTGTGAAGCACAGAGTTGGAAGTATGATAGTTTGATCTTGTCTTGTTGCTACAGGATATAAACATTTGATTCATAACATTATTCTTAGCACTCTAGAGTTTTTAGGCGATTTCTCCTACAGGAAAAACTTTATAGAAATAGAGTCACTGtgctaaaatgaaaagaatgtgAGCAAACTAGTTCAAATAAAATACTGTATACTTATAAAGCAGTCTTCTACCATGATTAAGTTTCAAAGCACTTTATAGTCACAGTCCCATCCACttactcacacattcacactgatgTCAGCTCCATTTCCAAACCCACAGACACTTAGGAAGATGGGATGGGAACCGAAGCTATGATCCTCCCATCAGAAGTCAACCGTTCTACCTCTGGAACACAGCCACCCCACAGTTCAGACACCAAACCAACCCGAAGCACTCAAAGCATGAATGAACTGAAACATTGTTGGACAGAATTCCTCCAACTCCTCAACAACGACGAGAAgaactgctgaaaaaaaatgaagcttctgTTTTTACACCCGACAAATACAAATgtagaacttttgtttttgctgttatcCATCATCCGTAAACACAAAAGGCGTGACGGCATGATAATTGCACAGGCGTGTCTCAGACTGGTCACAGTAAAAAGCCACTCTAGAAACGTGCAGGAATGTCCGCCAGAGATATTGCCCGtgaattgttttcttgttttattgccATAGACGGCACTCCAAGACCTGAACCATCAGCACCTTCATGTCCTTGATTTTCTGAGATGCTGCCATCTGGCCATGCCTTAGCATGACTATCATGCTGGCCTAACAAAAGTGCCTCAAAATTACTGACTTGAAAAGGCAAATGCTCACATTTAATGATGCCTGGTGTTTACTTTTCTTTGTGGATCCAAGCAGGTTATTATCGATGGCAGTCGGTGAAGTCTAGCCGGTGAGCGGCTTACTGATTTCCACCTTGTGAATTGAGCGTCTCTTGGTGAAGGTAGGGTAATGGTATAGGCAGGCTTATGAAATAACTAAAAAACTGAACTGCATGccattaattatattttaaatagaaatgaatACATCTGTCCAGATCCTGAATtccatttttgatcaaattaccCACAATTCATTCACACACTTGCAGCCTCAAACGACAAAAGTCTGTATTGCTGGAAGGTGAAATTCTTGTTAGCATATTTTTCCTGACATGTATGTTTCCCTGATACCTGCTACAGACTGGTTTCTGACCCCTCCTCCAGACCCACCTGTATAGAAATAAACTGGTTTTAAAATGAGTATTCGATGTTGATGTGGATCATAGATACTTAAATAAGTGAGACATTTGTCaggtatttttttccacttaagcTTGATACagtcaaatatgaaaaaaaatgtttaaaaatgaaactctaAATGAGTCCTCCCCAAATTACAACCTGCgagccctcctccacatttgcctcagccccccaaacactatcatagaagcttttttttttttttctcaatctggccgaTTGAGACCCAAATAGAATTAGCTTTTTactccacccttctgcagtctgaactgtgatggagactatttattggtttaattttttaaacgttttagtattatttttaataataattagataaattaattatttaaaaatgtgtggctttctgaaaAACCCTAAATGTCTACATTTAGACATGccctgtgattgttacactttctcTGTTAGCTTACAAACCAATCCTGGCCCCACATCTGAGAAGAAGCAGTTATGTGGaacctcacaagaaaaagtttgagaaCACCTGCTCTAAATAACAGAACTCAATATCCTGCTGAAATCTTGTCAAGGGAGAAAAACTCTTATTCagaatattttaatattcagatttagaataaaatattagtttattagGTTAGTTTTTTGCGATAAGAACCTGTTTTGACTAAAACATGACATTGGCAGCACatttactgtttaaaaacacagcaTTTTTTTGGTTCACAGTGAGCATTGTCTTCTAGAAAGAGTCAAATCACATTCCCGAAAtggtttaagtttaaaatatagTCGACCAAAGttcaaaaatcaaaactcaTCCATGTGTTTGTATTGTTTTCGGGTTAACTTCAGCCTTTCTTCATGAAGGCACTTTTTAACCAAATTGAGACTTTCTTAAGAGTGATGACAACAATTATACATGGGAATGTCAAGTCCTGAAGTGAAACTAAAATGGGGGCTATCAACTTTTCTCATCTCAGCTGTTTTCTCTTGTGTCACAGAAGATGTTGGACTGTCATGCGACTTCCTCGGCCACTTCATCAAAGATTCCATACTCATGACTGTCCCAAACCAACTTCCTCATTCCTGTTACCTGTCATTTCATAAGCTCAAGGTTGCCATTTCCATTGACGTGTCTCCAAAACATGTGACTAACCGTTTCAGATTCAGTAAggtcttaaaattaaataccTTTTTGATTATCTGTAACCAGCATAAACAATGGCTTAATTCAAGTGAAGCTGTTATAGGCTATTGAGCctaactgacaaaaaaatgttttcaatatcTGTGGTATGTGGCCTAAGGATGATTTACTTtcgaacagagaaaaaaaatatttttgaactgaCATTGTTTCACTaaaatttgcaactttttctCCTATCTAGGAAACTCAAACTTGAGCATAATGTTTAAGATGTTCCTTAGCTTTGATTCGCTTCCTAGCTTCATTGGTTCACTCTAAGCTGTTTCCAGGCataaatgtgagtgtgtgtggttatTTCTCTGTTTGTGGGCCTGATGGACTTGGGATTGTCCAGTgtttaccattgactgtaaaaataaaaaagtaattcttatatacagtctatggtgttTACCCAGCCTTCACCCTCTGAGGCTCCAGCATCTCCGTGACCACAAACGCGATTAAACCAGGTTCATATATTATAACATCTGtcaaacaattcattttttgagattttactaCCTCACAAATATTTGGCTCAAACTACAAGGAACTGTCTGAATGTATTTCCGGCTGACGGACAACTTTACATTCAATTAGTTTCTggaatgtaaaaacataaatcacaagttaactttcctttttctgtgagaaacttttttttttttttttttttttagcagtgaaaatatatgttaattttaatgtgttttctctTGATGAACTATCATTAATATAACAAATAGTATGTCAGTCTGGTCAATTTGAGCACTGTTTATTTTGGTTACTATTCTGTGAAGTCCAGTATATTTTGGAGCAGTCTACCTCACTCTGTTAGAGCATGTCCAACACTACAGATTTTTTGAACCCACCATAAACAGTGGCCAACAGTAAACCAGTCATAATTTTTTAACCTGTTACTATTGCATCTTTCTGTaatgtgttttacttttgattttatgtcctgatttttttctttctttttctcttaacTCTCTCATTATTGTACTGTCATGTCAAGAGCTTTATTTTGATCTTGTCCTGATTTTTAATCATCAACTATTGTGTTTTccagtatttttctttctttattttgttcactGTTTTCTTGTGTACATGCCAGGAGTCTACCGATGCAAATTAGCATCACTGctatgatctgttttttttaatgtatcctTTATTTTACCctgaaatcccattgagatgaGATATATTTTCCAAGGGAGAACTGGGCCAAAAGGcatcatcacaagaaaaaaatatacaattagagaaataaagtagaaataaaatacaattaaaatgcaGAGTATAGCtataataaaaaggttaaatcaCGAGTAATACAGTCAGGTCAAGAGTGACGGGGCCACATTTCTTTTGAAAGCTCAGAAAATTTTGCTGTAAAGCAATATAAGGGAATTAGGTCACAGACCCAGAGTTTTGAATATTACTCTATAAAAGCGGAGCAGCAATAGAAAAGGCTGTTTTTTCTAACTCATTGTGGAATCTGGGAACAGAGAGAAACCATATCAGCGAAAAGTAAGAGTTATGTATGCTGTTAGCAGGAGATAGAAGACGGCACATTAATGGAGAGTAGAGGAATTTGTTAACAAAATGTCCCCATGGCTCAAAATTGCGAGGAAGGTGCTTTATCTCACAATTCCCACCATATAATCAGGTATATGTACATCAATGGCTCTCTGAATATGTATATCTTAATGTGCATCGTCTCTATCATATAAATAAACGTATACATAAACTGAAtgtttgcttgtgtttttgcaaTATTCATGTCTTCCACTAGATGTCAATGCTGTTCAAGCCAGGCCATTTCGGTGCCCAACTCACCAcaatgatttaatatttattttaaatgtaactaataaTTACAAGGATAATAATAAAATTGCTTGTTAATGTTTAATAACTCCAAAAtgcac from Oryzias melastigma strain HK-1 linkage group LG12, ASM292280v2, whole genome shotgun sequence carries:
- the cldn23a gene encoding claudin 23a; the protein is MPFFRRNQEEWVRMTQRTPGILIFGLVMAPCGWVLDLTATVAPNWRTLHALPNRPADDIMQQGIWDICLATATSSSTGGTDRPCGQVDSPYFGNKIINIAQGMMVASLIVTLVGLAVAIPGVRCWRENPNWTVSGLAGLLIFSSGVLTIIPIAWYNHIFQNLSSVTTSTDIRVGYSIVLGYIGSIFEILGGVVMFIGMCRCCGGKNRGERRLKDVVNRANRRNDAQREPERRVDVPSLSRPRSSEASSVAYTNKSMDELDDVSFPRAKSPAARSGNTSFNGKPYDADL